One window of Ralstonia pickettii DTP0602 genomic DNA carries:
- a CDS encoding hemolysin D — MSNDTPKPAEAPAPPAPAAPPAPESAAADPARKGIRWVLLVILISLAWYLLADRLTPYTQQARVQTFVVPVASEVSGRVTRVYVRNNQDVAAGAVLFEVDPQHYKIAVDRARADLESTRRQIGASTAGIESAQASLRAARANELKARQDSERLERLYREDPGTISLRRLEIARASLEAATSQVAAAKAEVQRAREQQGGSEEENAKLRSAATALEKAELDLANTRVRARSAGLVTDLRTDAGQFAAAGNPVMTLITIHDMWINAEMTENNLGHVEPGTPVAIVLDALPGRIFEGRVRSVGYGVNTGPSTPPGSLPTVQNSRDWLRPAQRFPVIVEFNPGELTTLRGIRVGGQAEVMAFPLQGNPLNPLGRVFLYLMSWLSYVY; from the coding sequence ATGAGCAACGACACGCCGAAGCCAGCCGAAGCGCCTGCGCCGCCCGCGCCAGCGGCGCCACCCGCGCCTGAATCCGCCGCCGCCGATCCGGCAAGGAAGGGGATCAGGTGGGTCCTGCTGGTGATCCTCATCAGCCTGGCCTGGTACCTCCTGGCCGACCGGCTGACCCCCTACACGCAGCAGGCACGGGTGCAGACTTTTGTCGTGCCGGTCGCGTCTGAAGTGTCCGGGCGCGTGACCCGGGTGTATGTGCGCAACAACCAGGACGTTGCGGCAGGCGCGGTCCTGTTCGAGGTCGATCCGCAGCACTACAAGATTGCCGTGGACCGCGCCCGCGCCGATCTCGAGTCGACACGCCGGCAGATCGGCGCCAGCACCGCCGGCATCGAGTCGGCGCAGGCCTCCCTGCGCGCCGCGCGCGCCAACGAGCTCAAGGCACGCCAGGACAGCGAACGCCTGGAACGCCTGTACCGCGAGGATCCCGGCACCATTTCACTGCGCCGCCTCGAAATCGCGCGCGCCAGCCTGGAGGCAGCCACCAGCCAAGTGGCCGCGGCCAAGGCCGAGGTGCAGCGCGCGCGCGAGCAGCAGGGGGGCAGCGAGGAAGAGAATGCCAAGCTGCGCAGCGCCGCCACGGCGCTGGAGAAGGCCGAGCTGGACCTTGCCAATACCCGGGTGCGGGCACGCTCGGCCGGCCTGGTCACCGACCTGCGCACCGATGCCGGCCAGTTTGCTGCTGCCGGCAACCCGGTTATGACGCTGATCACGATCCATGATATGTGGATCAATGCGGAAATGACCGAGAACAACCTGGGCCACGTCGAGCCTGGCACACCGGTTGCCATCGTGCTGGACGCACTGCCAGGCAGGATCTTCGAAGGGCGCGTGCGCAGCGTCGGCTACGGCGTCAACACCGGCCCCAGCACGCCGCCCGGCAGCCTGCCGACGGTGCAGAACAGCCGCGACTGGCTGCGCCCGGCCCAACGCTTCCCGGTGATCGTCGAGTTCAACCCGGGCGAACTGACCACGCTGCGCGGCATCCGCGTAGGCGGACAGGCCGAGGTCATGGCGTTCCCGCTGCAGGGCAATCCGCTCAATCCGCTCGGCCGCGTGTTCCTGTACCTGATGAGCTGGCTTTCCTATGTCTACTGA
- a CDS encoding RND transporter: MSRWHLPFRVLLTGAFCLSGCARVGPDFQPQREPWAQQWRSPALDQATEMRTQPDIREWWQVFADPTLERLIAEADANNAGLRIAGLRVMEARAQLGIAQSGRYPQLQQARADVLYTDSRQAGGRNPQNNRFWQYSAGFDIGWELDFWGRFSRAIESADAAYFAARANHEDVLVLLRAQMAETYFALRTAEARLRIARDNARLQKRSFEITERLFKSGETDELDLQQAKTQYLGTLSSIPEFESQIMRTRNALAVLVGRPPGPMPELSELAEKEGEIPLIDRAVLQDVPANLLLRRPDIRAAELQIAAQSALIGVAQAELYPSLTLLGSIVWSATTLAGTPNSLALVGGPSLRWNVFDYGRIRNNVRVQDARLQQLIVAYQDAVRQAAREADDAASGLVKALEREEILRDGTVAANRSLTLANALYREGYSDFQRVLDAQRALATQQDAYLLNRSSAVSNLIALYRALGGGWYSERPLVDAATREQMQQRTNWGDLLNEPGPRPVDASLPADQRQVPVSEQR, encoded by the coding sequence ATGTCGCGCTGGCATCTTCCGTTCCGCGTCTTGCTGACCGGCGCATTCTGCCTCAGCGGCTGCGCGCGCGTGGGACCGGACTTCCAGCCGCAGCGTGAGCCCTGGGCGCAGCAGTGGCGCAGCCCGGCGCTCGACCAGGCGACCGAAATGCGTACGCAGCCGGACATCCGCGAGTGGTGGCAGGTGTTCGCCGACCCGACCCTCGAACGCCTGATTGCCGAAGCCGATGCGAACAACGCCGGCCTCAGGATCGCGGGCCTGCGGGTGATGGAAGCCCGCGCGCAGCTGGGCATTGCCCAGAGCGGGCGCTACCCTCAGCTGCAGCAGGCCAGGGCCGATGTCCTGTACACGGATAGCCGGCAGGCCGGCGGCCGCAACCCGCAAAACAATCGCTTCTGGCAATACAGCGCCGGTTTCGACATCGGCTGGGAACTGGATTTCTGGGGGCGCTTCAGCCGCGCCATCGAGTCTGCCGATGCCGCCTATTTTGCGGCCCGCGCCAACCATGAAGACGTGCTGGTACTGCTGCGGGCCCAGATGGCGGAAACCTACTTCGCGCTGCGCACGGCCGAGGCGCGGCTGCGCATCGCCCGCGACAATGCCAGGCTGCAGAAGCGCAGCTTTGAGATCACCGAGCGGCTGTTCAAGAGCGGCGAGACCGACGAGCTCGACCTGCAGCAAGCCAAGACGCAATACCTGGGCACGCTGAGCAGCATTCCTGAGTTTGAAAGCCAGATCATGCGCACGCGCAATGCGCTGGCGGTGCTGGTGGGCCGCCCCCCCGGCCCGATGCCCGAACTGTCGGAGCTGGCGGAAAAGGAAGGTGAGATCCCCCTGATCGACCGGGCCGTGCTGCAGGACGTGCCCGCCAACCTGCTGCTGCGCCGCCCGGATATCCGCGCCGCCGAGCTGCAGATTGCCGCGCAATCGGCGCTGATCGGCGTGGCGCAAGCCGAGCTCTATCCGTCGCTGACACTGCTGGGCAGCATTGTCTGGTCCGCCACCACGCTGGCCGGCACGCCCAACAGCCTGGCCCTGGTCGGCGGCCCCAGCCTGCGCTGGAACGTGTTCGACTATGGCCGGATCCGCAACAACGTGCGCGTCCAGGACGCCCGCCTGCAGCAACTGATCGTCGCCTACCAGGACGCCGTGCGACAGGCCGCGCGCGAGGCCGACGATGCCGCCAGCGGCCTGGTCAAGGCGCTGGAGCGCGAGGAAATCCTGCGCGACGGGACGGTCGCTGCCAATCGCTCGCTGACGCTGGCCAACGCGCTGTACCGCGAAGGCTATTCGGACTTCCAGCGCGTACTGGATGCCCAGCGCGCGCTTGCCACCCAGCAGGACGCCTACCTGCTCAATCGCAGCAGTGCCGTGAGCAACCTGATTGCCTTGTACAGGGCCCTGGGCGGCGGGTGGTACAGCGAGCGGCCGCTGGTCGACGCGGCCACCCGTGAACAGATGCAGCAACGCACCAACTGGGGGGACCTGCTGAATGAGCCGGGTCCCAGACCCGTCGATGCCAGCCTGCCTGCAGACCAGAGGCAGGTTCCTGTCAGCGAGCAACGATGA
- a CDS encoding hypothetical protein (K07068: K07068): MNVSLARPQPIPTVETVHYWRAAGEGRLELQYCRACSRHQFYPRRFCTKCLSDQLEWVQASGRGRIYTYTVCHVAAHPAFASHVPYAIGMIELDEGVRMLAGIVDADPDCLAVGAPVEVCFERISDDIALPMFRLTGSASARPIPDTGDKP; the protein is encoded by the coding sequence ATGAACGTTTCTCTCGCAAGGCCGCAGCCGATTCCCACCGTCGAAACCGTCCACTACTGGCGGGCGGCGGGCGAAGGCCGGCTCGAGCTCCAGTACTGCCGCGCCTGTTCGCGCCACCAGTTCTACCCGCGCCGCTTCTGCACGAAATGCCTGTCCGACCAGCTCGAGTGGGTGCAGGCCAGCGGCCGCGGGCGGATCTACACCTACACCGTGTGCCATGTCGCCGCGCATCCCGCTTTTGCGTCGCACGTGCCCTATGCGATCGGCATGATCGAGCTCGACGAGGGGGTGCGCATGCTGGCAGGCATTGTCGATGCCGACCCCGATTGCCTTGCCGTCGGCGCGCCGGTTGAAGTGTGCTTTGAACGCATCAGCGACGACATCGCACTGCCAATGTTCCGGCTCACGGGCAGCGCCAGCGCCCGGCCCATTCCCGATACCGGAGACAAACCATGA
- a CDS encoding Ion channel, whose product MLRNLLIGLPVMMLCLLLQAVFITICLRYYVRFDNVRRNRASLSLDILMLAMVMLVTLLGNFVQMAIWAVLFMLLGEFSDYPTALYHSGVNFATLGYGDIVMSADRRLLGPLEAANGILMFGVSTSVMTAAVLDVIKHNLAGLRGSEQP is encoded by the coding sequence ATGCTGCGCAATCTGCTAATCGGCCTTCCCGTGATGATGCTTTGCCTGCTGCTGCAGGCCGTCTTCATCACCATTTGCCTGCGCTACTACGTACGCTTCGACAATGTCCGGCGAAACCGCGCATCGCTGTCGCTGGATATCCTGATGCTGGCGATGGTGATGCTGGTGACCTTGCTCGGCAATTTCGTGCAGATGGCGATCTGGGCGGTCCTGTTCATGCTGCTCGGCGAATTCAGCGACTACCCCACCGCGCTGTACCACTCCGGTGTCAACTTCGCCACGCTGGGCTACGGCGATATCGTCATGTCCGCGGACCGGCGTTTGCTGGGGCCGCTGGAGGCGGCCAACGGGATCCTGATGTTCGGCGTCTCCACCTCGGTGATGACCGCCGCGGTGCTGGACGTGATCAAGCACAACCTCGCCGGACTGCGTGGCAGCGAGCAGCCATAA
- a CDS encoding biotin apo-protein ligase-like protein, giving the protein MSKPQILTYIDAGTSDGTARLMRTIGQQLRSGAYEIRAVMADDIRHDASLFDDAVLFVMPGGADLPYCAALNGAPNARIRRFVEQGGVYLGICAGAYYACRELAFHAGSAGEICGTRELSFVDAVAVGSLPELTGGVAYDGTPRSTAAVEIRTTDRLTTAPVSLYTHYHGGCRFDFGHAPGPEAEVLAVYTGIEGDPPAIVSSRVGKGSAILTGVHLEISERECKDALLGHSDRTAHVHVCQRLAQTGEARLAVFRQLLVHAGLALG; this is encoded by the coding sequence ATGTCAAAGCCCCAGATCCTGACCTATATCGATGCCGGCACCTCCGACGGCACCGCGCGCCTGATGCGCACCATCGGGCAGCAGCTTCGTTCCGGTGCGTACGAAATCCGTGCGGTCATGGCCGATGACATCCGGCATGACGCATCGCTCTTCGATGACGCGGTGCTGTTCGTCATGCCGGGCGGTGCCGACCTGCCCTATTGCGCGGCGCTGAACGGTGCCCCCAACGCGCGTATCCGGCGCTTTGTCGAACAAGGCGGGGTCTACCTTGGCATCTGCGCGGGTGCGTACTACGCGTGCAGGGAACTCGCCTTTCACGCCGGCAGCGCGGGCGAGATTTGCGGCACGCGGGAGCTGAGCTTCGTGGATGCGGTCGCGGTTGGCTCCTTGCCCGAACTCACGGGAGGCGTCGCCTATGACGGCACGCCGCGCAGCACCGCCGCGGTGGAGATCCGGACGACGGACCGGCTGACCACTGCCCCGGTGTCGCTTTACACGCACTACCACGGCGGCTGCCGCTTCGATTTCGGCCATGCCCCGGGGCCCGAGGCCGAGGTGCTGGCCGTCTATACCGGCATCGAAGGCGACCCGCCCGCGATCGTGAGCTCACGCGTGGGCAAGGGCAGCGCGATCCTGACCGGCGTCCACCTGGAGATCTCGGAGCGCGAGTGCAAGGACGCCTTGCTAGGCCACAGCGACAGGACCGCGCACGTCCACGTCTGCCAGAGGCTGGCGCAGACCGGCGAGGCGCGACTGGCGGTGTTCCGCCAGTTGCTGGTCCATGCCGGCCTCGCGCTGGGATGA
- a CDS encoding acetyl-CoA carboxylase biotin carboxylase subunit (an AccC homodimer forms the biotin carboxylase subunit of the acetyl CoA carboxylase, an enzyme that catalyzes the formation of malonyl-CoA, which in turn controls the rate of fatty acid metabolism~K01961: accC; acetyl-CoA carboxylase, biotin carboxylase subunit [EC:6.4.1.2 6.3.4.14]), producing the protein MHNNAQAPVAKRNIRRVFVANRGEIAVRVIRACRTLGIEAVVGVSEADTDTLAARLADEVVVLGPPLAAESYLRADKIVEAALRTGCDAVHPGYGFLSERSSFVRACLKAGLVFVGPSAEAIDAMGDKITAVGLAEQAGVPRVPGSGALADVAHARHVGAQIGYPVLIKATAGGGGRGMRVVRDESELESLMRSAANEAQSAFGDATLYMEKFIEHARHIEIQVMADAHGNVVYLGERECSTQRRHQKLIEEAPSPAVDAEMRQAMGECAVSLTRNAGYCGAGTIEFVVDQRDNKYFFLEMNTRIQVEHPVTEMITGFDLVAEQIRVAAGLPLSFTQDDVQLQGHAIECRINAEDPDRNFLPRPGLISRWDVPSGEGIRVDTHCYAGYTVPPYYDSLLGKLIVHAATREQAIARMRAALEGLQVEGPTTTARFHDAVLAHEDFVGGRVTTRWVEETFLPQRKAEQKAAKDAARQAAKDAQAAAEVKS; encoded by the coding sequence ATGCACAACAATGCACAAGCCCCCGTGGCAAAGCGCAATATCCGGCGCGTGTTCGTCGCCAACCGTGGCGAGATCGCCGTGCGCGTGATCCGCGCCTGCCGCACCCTGGGCATCGAGGCGGTGGTAGGTGTTTCCGAAGCGGACACCGATACGCTGGCCGCCAGACTGGCCGACGAAGTAGTAGTGCTCGGTCCGCCGCTCGCTGCCGAGAGCTACCTGCGTGCCGACAAGATCGTCGAGGCGGCATTGCGCACTGGCTGCGACGCGGTGCATCCCGGCTACGGCTTCCTGTCCGAGCGCTCGTCGTTCGTGCGCGCCTGCCTCAAGGCCGGGCTGGTGTTCGTCGGGCCGTCCGCCGAAGCCATCGATGCGATGGGTGACAAGATCACCGCCGTGGGCCTGGCCGAACAGGCTGGCGTACCGCGGGTACCCGGCTCCGGCGCGCTGGCCGATGTGGCGCATGCGCGCCACGTCGGGGCGCAGATCGGCTACCCGGTGCTGATCAAGGCCACCGCTGGCGGCGGCGGGCGCGGCATGCGGGTGGTCAGGGATGAGAGCGAACTCGAATCGCTGATGCGCTCGGCCGCCAACGAAGCCCAGTCCGCGTTCGGCGACGCCACGCTGTATATGGAGAAATTCATTGAGCATGCGCGCCACATCGAGATCCAGGTGATGGCCGATGCGCACGGCAACGTGGTCTACCTGGGCGAGCGCGAGTGCTCGACCCAGCGCCGCCACCAGAAGCTGATCGAAGAGGCACCCTCCCCGGCGGTCGATGCGGAAATGCGCCAGGCCATGGGCGAATGCGCGGTGAGCCTGACGCGCAACGCCGGCTACTGCGGCGCGGGCACGATCGAGTTCGTGGTCGACCAGCGCGACAACAAGTACTTCTTCCTCGAGATGAATACGCGCATCCAGGTCGAGCACCCGGTGACGGAGATGATCACCGGCTTTGACCTGGTCGCCGAGCAGATCCGGGTTGCGGCCGGGTTGCCGCTGTCGTTCACACAGGACGACGTCCAGCTGCAGGGTCATGCCATCGAATGCCGTATCAACGCCGAGGACCCGGACCGCAACTTCCTGCCGCGTCCGGGGCTGATCTCGCGCTGGGACGTGCCCAGCGGCGAAGGCATCCGCGTCGATACGCATTGCTATGCTGGCTACACCGTGCCGCCCTACTACGATTCGCTGCTCGGCAAGCTGATCGTCCACGCAGCCACGCGCGAGCAAGCCATCGCACGCATGCGCGCTGCACTGGAGGGCCTGCAGGTCGAAGGCCCGACCACGACCGCGCGCTTCCATGACGCCGTGCTGGCGCATGAGGACTTCGTCGGCGGCCGGGTCACGACGCGCTGGGTCGAAGAGACCTTCCTGCCGCAGCGCAAGGCGGAGCAGAAGGCCGCCAAGGACGCCGCCAGGCAGGCTGCCAAGGATGCGCAGGCTGCCGCCGAGGTGAAGTCATGA
- a CDS encoding acetyl-CoA carboxylase (K02160: accB, bccP; acetyl-CoA carboxylase biotin carboxyl carrier protein), translated as MPLSHTDVRRILEILDSAEHLESLDVTVGEFALHARKPGAASGASQLAPMPAATRAAAPAQAPATTDVAASPPPLEDVPAGLIAVRAPMVGTFYLHPSPDQPAFVAVGSTVNIGDTVCLVEVMKMFNSVKAEVAGTVERIAVEDGKPVQHGQIVMLIKPAQEG; from the coding sequence ATGCCCCTATCCCATACCGACGTACGTCGTATCCTCGAAATCCTCGACAGCGCTGAACACCTGGAATCGCTGGACGTGACGGTCGGCGAGTTCGCGCTGCATGCGCGCAAGCCCGGGGCCGCTTCAGGCGCTTCCCAGCTGGCGCCTATGCCTGCGGCAACGCGAGCCGCCGCGCCGGCTCAAGCCCCCGCCACGACTGACGTGGCCGCCAGCCCGCCCCCCCTTGAAGATGTGCCTGCGGGCCTGATCGCAGTACGCGCGCCGATGGTCGGCACCTTCTATCTGCACCCCAGCCCCGACCAGCCGGCCTTTGTCGCGGTGGGCAGCACGGTCAACATCGGCGACACGGTGTGCCTGGTCGAGGTGATGAAGATGTTCAACTCGGTCAAGGCCGAAGTGGCTGGCACCGTCGAGCGCATCGCGGTCGAGGACGGCAAGCCGGTGCAGCACGGCCAGATCGTGATGCTGATCAAGCCGGCACAGGAGGGCTGA
- a CDS encoding membrane protein, translated as MSTDSTAPLSAARSRSPRAQRALRLASGTALCLAASFGLQLPIPMVAPVLAVFLLASLNRPMSLKAGLGLALVVMLTTGSGLLLIPLLRHYGLSGVLLIGLGLFLAFRLGLSGGNNLVSTFLVVGLTMISAAGTFDFGLAVTVIEALVKGLLVAVAVLAIGHWLFPEPAGAPAAPAAPALPADQAAWIALRATLVVMPAYLLALNDPAGYMPIIMKAVSLGRQSCTTTARNAGRELIGSTLLGGALAILFWGALSLFVHLWMFFLWMLLFGLLVARKLYGLSPTRQPPSFWLNTLVTLIILLGQSVQDSAAGKDVYTAFAVRMALFIGVTLYAWMMLQLLDQPRRVRRLGT; from the coding sequence ATGTCTACTGACAGCACCGCGCCCCTGTCCGCCGCGCGCTCGCGCTCGCCCCGCGCGCAGCGCGCGCTGCGGCTGGCCAGCGGCACCGCGCTGTGCCTGGCGGCCAGCTTCGGCCTGCAGCTGCCGATCCCCATGGTCGCCCCGGTCCTCGCCGTGTTCCTGCTTGCCAGCCTCAACCGGCCGATGTCGCTCAAGGCCGGGCTGGGCCTGGCGCTGGTCGTGATGCTGACCACCGGCAGTGGGCTGCTGCTGATTCCCTTGCTGCGCCACTACGGCTTGAGCGGCGTGCTGCTGATCGGCCTCGGCCTGTTCCTGGCCTTCCGCCTTGGCCTGAGCGGCGGCAACAACCTGGTTTCCACTTTCCTGGTGGTCGGCCTGACCATGATCTCGGCCGCCGGCACTTTCGATTTCGGACTGGCGGTCACGGTCATCGAGGCGCTGGTCAAGGGACTGCTGGTCGCGGTGGCAGTGCTGGCGATCGGCCATTGGCTGTTTCCCGAACCCGCCGGTGCGCCGGCAGCGCCCGCGGCCCCGGCCTTGCCGGCTGACCAGGCTGCCTGGATCGCGCTACGCGCTACCCTGGTGGTGATGCCGGCCTACCTGCTGGCGCTGAACGATCCGGCCGGCTACATGCCGATCATCATGAAAGCGGTCAGCCTCGGCCGGCAAAGCTGCACCACCACGGCTCGCAACGCCGGCCGCGAACTCATCGGCTCGACGCTGCTCGGCGGCGCGCTGGCGATACTGTTCTGGGGCGCGCTCAGCCTGTTCGTGCACCTGTGGATGTTCTTCCTGTGGATGCTGCTGTTCGGCCTGCTGGTCGCGCGCAAGCTCTATGGCCTCAGCCCGACGCGGCAGCCGCCGAGCTTCTGGCTGAATACCCTGGTGACCCTGATTATCCTGCTGGGGCAGTCGGTGCAGGACAGCGCCGCCGGCAAGGATGTCTACACGGCATTCGCCGTGCGCATGGCACTGTTTATCGGCGTTACCCTGTATGCCTGGATGATGCTCCAGTTGCTCGATCAACCCCGCCGTGTGCGCCGACTCGGCACCTGA
- a CDS encoding hypothetical protein (K07173: luxS; S-ribosylhomocysteine lyase [EC:4.4.1.21]), translated as MTIRVGRWLSRNGGGLEILSIGPGAHFTGRYQTKVGKPDPNAWFETHGMTDGALIGFTVLWKNQSEQHASLTTFAGRYLAQGEQDGLGDPSRERIEAQWVLARRYEDDDPGKPHAMWETFISNSAIWYWTP; from the coding sequence ATGACAATCCGAGTTGGACGATGGCTGAGCCGCAACGGCGGCGGGCTCGAGATTCTTTCCATCGGGCCGGGTGCCCATTTCACCGGGCGCTACCAGACCAAGGTGGGAAAGCCCGACCCCAATGCCTGGTTCGAAACCCACGGCATGACCGACGGCGCGCTGATCGGCTTCACGGTGCTTTGGAAGAACCAGTCGGAGCAGCATGCCTCGCTGACCACCTTTGCCGGCCGCTACCTGGCCCAGGGCGAACAGGATGGCCTGGGCGATCCATCGCGCGAGCGCATCGAGGCCCAATGGGTGCTGGCCCGCCGCTACGAGGACGATGATCCCGGCAAGCCGCACGCGATGTGGGAGACTTTTATCTCCAACTCCGCCATTTGGTACTGGACGCCCTGA
- a CDS encoding hypothetical protein (K00626: E2.3.1.9, atoB; acetyl-CoA C-acetyltransferase [EC:2.3.1.9]): protein MDPKALSGRYAIAGVGEAGMGKAQPGDTALSLQCEAARLAILDAGLKPSDIDAVFAHWDDRAAGLLVTEYIGLQPRYVDSTVVGGQSNLTHIVHAMAAMEAGLCNVALITYGSTQRLDRSRARGGHAQDARMPNGQFVQPYGMLSPIGFYAMQARLHMHRYGTLAEDLGEVALAARRWAQLNPTAVAREPLTMADYLASPMVADPLRKLDICQVTDSAGAMVLVRTERARDLRRPPVLVQGFAEQYIQHATPFGMDDWIDNGVLAEMGRLALERAGLSRSEIDIVQIYDAFTSNVLIGLEALGFCGRGESGAFVQGGRIAPGGAFPLNTSGGGLSFNHGGMFGMPLMIESVRQLRGDCGERQVPGARNCLVQAGGLVMSAYMVMVLGTA from the coding sequence ATGGACCCGAAAGCACTGAGTGGCCGCTATGCCATCGCGGGCGTCGGCGAGGCGGGCATGGGCAAGGCCCAGCCGGGCGACACCGCGTTGTCGCTGCAATGCGAAGCGGCGCGGCTCGCGATCCTGGACGCGGGGCTGAAGCCCTCTGACATCGACGCCGTTTTCGCGCACTGGGATGACCGCGCCGCCGGCTTGCTGGTGACCGAGTACATAGGGCTACAACCGCGCTATGTCGACAGCACCGTGGTCGGCGGGCAATCCAACCTGACGCATATCGTCCACGCGATGGCGGCGATGGAGGCGGGCCTGTGCAATGTTGCGCTGATCACCTATGGCAGCACACAGCGCCTGGACCGCAGCCGCGCGCGTGGCGGCCACGCGCAGGATGCCCGCATGCCGAACGGCCAGTTCGTGCAGCCGTACGGGATGCTGAGCCCGATCGGCTTCTACGCGATGCAGGCACGCCTGCACATGCATCGCTATGGCACGCTCGCCGAAGACCTTGGGGAAGTCGCGCTGGCGGCCAGGCGCTGGGCGCAGCTCAATCCGACTGCGGTGGCGCGCGAGCCGCTGACCATGGCCGACTACCTGGCCTCGCCCATGGTCGCCGACCCGCTGCGCAAGCTCGATATCTGCCAGGTCACCGACAGCGCCGGCGCGATGGTGCTGGTGCGGACCGAGCGCGCGCGCGACTTGCGCCGCCCGCCGGTACTGGTGCAAGGGTTCGCGGAGCAATATATCCAGCACGCCACGCCGTTTGGCATGGACGACTGGATCGACAACGGCGTGCTCGCGGAGATGGGCCGGCTGGCCTTGGAGCGCGCCGGCCTGAGCCGTAGCGAGATCGACATCGTGCAGATCTATGACGCGTTCACCAGCAACGTGCTGATCGGCCTGGAGGCGCTGGGATTCTGCGGGCGCGGCGAAAGTGGCGCCTTCGTGCAAGGGGGACGCATCGCGCCGGGAGGAGCGTTCCCGCTGAATACCTCGGGCGGCGGCTTGTCCTTCAATCACGGCGGCATGTTCGGCATGCCGCTGATGATCGAGTCGGTCCGTCAGCTACGCGGGGATTGCGGGGAGCGTCAGGTGCCTGGCGCTCGCAACTGCCTGGTGCAGGCAGGCGGCCTGGTCATGTCCGCCTATATGGTGATGGTGCTGGGCACGGCTTAG
- a CDS encoding permease gives MLPTPTSERALSRGLLDVLIRAGLIAVLAIFCFQIFNPFLDLIVWSVILAITIYPLQVRLRRRLGNNDGRAATLIVVIAIAIIAVPAYLLGSAMVDSVENAMAMVKSEGIHIPPPAESVAAWPLIGQRVYDLWQYAATDLTGLAQKYAPQIKDISLALLVAIAGIGKGLLIFIFALIIGGIFMAYGEAGSRSAEQIASRIFSPARGPHIARLCTATIRAVAQGVVGIAFIQMLLIGVAFVIKGVPAAGVLALLVLLLGIAQLPATLITIPVIIYVLATEGANVATIVFSIYVFIAGLADNVLKPLLLGRGVDVPMPVVLIGALGGMVTGGVIGLFIGPVVLAVGYQLFWQWVEDQPQVQAQEQEQEGDLANRQQV, from the coding sequence ATGTTGCCCACGCCCACTTCCGAGAGAGCGCTGTCCCGGGGACTGCTCGACGTACTGATCCGTGCCGGGCTGATCGCCGTGCTGGCGATTTTCTGCTTCCAGATATTCAACCCCTTTCTCGATCTCATCGTCTGGTCCGTGATCCTGGCGATTACGATCTATCCGCTGCAGGTCAGGCTCAGGCGCAGGCTGGGCAACAATGACGGCCGTGCCGCCACGCTGATCGTCGTGATCGCGATCGCCATCATCGCGGTGCCGGCCTATCTGTTGGGCTCCGCCATGGTCGATTCGGTGGAGAATGCCATGGCCATGGTCAAGAGCGAGGGCATTCATATTCCGCCGCCGGCAGAGTCGGTAGCCGCCTGGCCGTTGATTGGCCAACGCGTGTACGACTTGTGGCAGTACGCCGCCACGGACCTGACCGGCCTGGCACAGAAGTATGCGCCGCAGATCAAGGACATCAGCCTTGCCCTGCTGGTCGCGATCGCCGGCATTGGCAAGGGTTTGCTGATCTTCATCTTCGCGCTGATCATCGGGGGCATCTTCATGGCCTACGGCGAGGCCGGCAGCCGCAGCGCCGAGCAGATTGCCTCGCGCATCTTCAGTCCGGCCAGAGGCCCGCACATCGCCAGGCTATGCACCGCGACCATCCGCGCGGTGGCGCAGGGCGTGGTCGGCATCGCCTTTATCCAGATGCTGTTGATCGGTGTCGCCTTCGTGATCAAGGGTGTTCCCGCGGCGGGCGTGCTGGCCTTACTTGTGCTGCTCCTGGGGATCGCGCAGTTGCCGGCCACGCTGATCACCATCCCGGTGATTATTTATGTCCTGGCCACGGAGGGCGCCAACGTTGCCACCATTGTCTTCTCCATCTATGTCTTCATCGCGGGGCTGGCCGATAACGTGCTCAAGCCGCTGCTGCTGGGGCGTGGCGTCGATGTGCCGATGCCGGTGGTGTTGATCGGGGCCCTGGGCGGCATGGTCACCGGCGGCGTGATTGGCCTGTTTATCGGCCCGGTGGTGCTCGCGGTCGGCTACCAGCTGTTCTGGCAATGGGTGGAAGACCAGCCGCAGGTGCAGGCGCAGGAGCAGGAGCAGGAGGGAGACCTGGCAAACCGGCAGCAGGTCTGA